The genomic window TTGCAGCCAGATGTGCCTGATGCTCTTCCGGCGTCAGAATCTCCCCTGCCCTTTGCCGGCGGGCAAACTGTACACAGTTGGTTAGATGCTGGGCAACCAAACTTATTCCCTCTAGAGCAATGCCATCACAGATAGGATGATATCCCTTAGCTAAGTACGCTTCAATTAAATGGGTGAGGGCATCCATACCCGTAGCGGCGGTAATTCCTGCCGGTAGCCCCAGCAGCAGCTCCGGATCTGCCAGCACCACGGCAGGCAGGAGCTGGGGGTCGAACATAATCTTTTTGGCATGGGTCTGATCATCAGAGATCACGGTGCTGCGTCCCACTTCGCTACCCGTGCCTGCGGTTGTAGGAATCGCCACAATGGGCGGCACAGGTTGATCCACCGATCGCCCGTCCGGTTTACCGTCCTCGTAGTCAAACAAATGCCCCGGATGATTGGCCATGAGGGCGATCGCCTTGGCCACATCCATCGGCGCACCGCCACCAATGGCCACAATGCCATCAGCACCATGCTCTTGCCATGTCCTAAGCCCTGCCTCAACCTGGGAGACCACCGGATTGCCCCATACGCCGCTGAAGGTGGCGACGGGCAAGGTGAGTGCATCGGGAATCTCGGAAAACCAAGGCAGGGTGACCACATCGCGATCGGTGACAATCATGGGTCGATGGATGCCGAGCTGGGCCAAGGTCTGGGAAAGCTCTGTGCGGGCACCAGCCCCAAATCGAATCCGGGTTGGGAAGTTGTAGGTGTAAATCTCAGCAGTCACGGGGTTTCTCGCGGCAAGGAGAGCGTTATCGTAGAAGACTACCATGTCTCTCAAGGCGCTGTATGGAAGCTTGGTGTGGCGAACGTCAGAGATTAATGACATCAAGTCATGCTTCCAGCGCAGACTCATCAAGAATGATGGGCACATGGCGGTGCTAAATAAGGCTTCCTGAAAAAAGATCAACAACCTGTAAGATGTAAGACCAGTGCCCAAGAATGATGGATCGATCCAGAAGGTGAAGTTTCCTCTCTCCTTACAATCCAGCGTTATACTCAGACTGGTTGCAGATGCAGTATTTAGGTTTCATTACAGCTTTAGGTGTGATGGCTGAAATCTACCATGGCTCTATCCTCCACAGCCCCCTCTTCATAAAATAATGCCAAACGTAAGTACTATCAAAAAGAGGCTTCAAGATGCTTGAACACAATGTAGAAGAAGTAGCTAGAGAAATCAACAGTTTCCTGAAAAAGCTAGATACCTGGGCAACTCAGTTACAAAGCATAACTGTTATAATTGCATTAACAGCAGTTTTAGCATCATTAGCAATTGGTTTCTTTGCAGGAGAGTTAGATCCA from Candidatus Obscuribacterales bacterium includes these protein-coding regions:
- a CDS encoding iron-containing alcohol dehydrogenase; this encodes MTAEIYTYNFPTRIRFGAGARTELSQTLAQLGIHRPMIVTDRDVVTLPWFSEIPDALTLPVATFSGVWGNPVVSQVEAGLRTWQEHGADGIVAIGGGAPMDVAKAIALMANHPGHLFDYEDGKPDGRSVDQPVPPIVAIPTTAGTGSEVGRSTVISDDQTHAKKIMFDPQLLPAVVLADPELLLGLPAGITAATGMDALTHLIEAYLAKGYHPICDGIALEGISLVAQHLTNCVQFARRQRAGEILTPEEHQAHLAARGGMLNASMMGAIAFQKGLGVTHSCAHALSTVCNTHHGLANGVMLSAAMRFNIVTEGDRFLRMARVVNPAATSGYQFLEWIDSLRMGIGIPGTLTELEVSSEVLDKLVVVAEQDGCHPLNPRPVTSDDFYAIYRDAFGIAA